TTCATCAGTGGCGGCCGTGAGTCGAATGAAGGCCGTCATTGTTTTGCCAAGGGCGGCCGGATCGACGCGGACGGTGTAGCCGCCGATCACGCCTCGCTGTTCGAGTTTGCGGACGCGCTCGAACACCGAGGGCGCGGTGAGGCCCACTTCGGCGGCGATGGCGGCGTTGGTCATGCGCGCATCGCGCTGGAGCAAATCCAATATTTTACGATCGGTGTCGTCCAGTGCAACAGTTGGCATATTAGCGAAACAGCAGGCATAGCAGGAAAGCGATCACCGGGATGGCGAGCCAAATCAGTTCGCCAAATGGCGTGCCGCTGTAGGCCGCTAGAACAGGCCGTTGAGTATAAGGATGGTCGTTGAATTTAGGATAACGTGAGACGTTCATTGTAAACTTGCCTTTCTTTGATAAACCCCTGCCAGCTTCAGCCTGTTATTTTAAGACAAATTCCACATTTGTCAATTTATAATTAGTGCTATCGTGATTTTCCCTAAGAATCTTCGTCTTTTTAACCGAAACACCCTTCTGGGCGATTCCCGGAAGGGTGTTTCCTTGCAGGAGTTCATTGCAGGGCTATGACTTGTAGCCGATCTGCCGCAGGAAGCCTTTGCGCCAGGCAATGTCCTCGTCGCCTTCAATGCCTTTGGGCGAGAACCCGTCCACCACGCCGAGAATGCCCCGGCCTTGATCGGTTTTGGCGATGACGACCTCCACCGGGTTGGCCGTCGCGCAGAAAACGCCGCATATCTCAGGCACGGCCTTGATCGTGTTCAGGACGTTGATCGGGTAAAAGCCATCGCCCAGAAAAATGATGAAGCTGTGTCCGGCGCCCACAGTTTGGGCGTTCCGGCGAGCCAGTTCGATCATCGCCTCGTCCGTCCCCGTCCAGCGAATCAAACACTTGCCCGAGGCTTCACAGAACGCCAGCCCGAATTTGATCCCCGGCACGGCGTTAACCAGCGCCTCGTGAATGTCCTCGACGGTTTTGATGAAGTGCGACTGGCCGAGGATGAAGTTGATGGTTTCCGGTTTTTCGATCTTGACAGTTGAGAGTTCCATGGGTGTGCCTCCTTGTGATAGACCCAAGTATATTCGACTTGTTGTTTGGCAGTGACACAATTGTCGAATTTGATTATAGAATCAGGCAGTAAATTGCCCGAAAGCGCGTCTTCGGCGTAAACCAAAGAAGCGTTTTTGTTTGACGGGCTAAGTTGTGCAATTGTACAATGTCCCTGCCCAGGAGTTGTGGTTTAAGACAAGCGCGAGATGTTGTCCTTGGGTAAATTGCTTTATGATAGGGACAGGCAATCCCTCACAGGAGACACACATTGACGACAATCGCTATCCTCGGTGGCACCGGCCACGAAGGCTTTGGGCTTGGAGCGCGCTGGGCCAGAGCCGGGCACACCATCATCATCGGCTCGCGCGCGGCGGAGAAGGCCGAGGCCGCGGCCAATGAACTCAACGCGCAACTCGGCGCGAACAGCGTTCGCGGCCTTGAAAACCCGGCGGCGGCTCAGGCGGCGGAGATTGTGGTGATCGCCGTCCCGTACTCGGCCCACGCTCCCACCCTCGAAAGCGTGCGCGAGGCCGTGCAGGGTAAAATCTTTGTGGATGTGACCGTGCCCCTCGTCCCGCCCAAAGTGTCACGGGTGCAAATGCCTGCCGCTGGGTCGGCCAGCCAGGAAGCGCAGAACTTGCTTGGTCCCAATGTCAAAGTGGTGACAGCTTTCCAGAGCATCTCTGCCGAACATCTCAAAGACCCTGACCGCGCAATTGATTGCGATGTGCTGGTGTGCGGCGATGATAAAGAGGCGAAGGCAGTGGTGATCGGGTTGGCCGCCGATGCCGGAATGAAGGCCTGGGACGCCGGGCCGCTCGCCAACGCCGTGGTGGTCGAGGGCCTCACTTCAGTCCTCATCGGCCTTAATCAGAAACACAAAGTCAAATCGTCGGGCATCAAAATCACCGGCATCAACTAATCCTACAGGAGGCAGGCATGACTCAGCGAGTCGCTCTTTATTTGCAGGACGCTCACCCGTTGCAAGACGGGATCAAATATGCGCAGTACGCCGAGAGCAAGGGCTTCGAGGCGGTGTGGCAGGCCGAGAGCCGGCTGGTGCGCGATGCCGTTGTGCCCATGGCGGCCTTCGCCGCCACCACTTCCAAAATCAAAATTGGATCGGGCGTGATCAACAACTGGACGCGCAACATCGGCCTGCTGGCCGCCACCTGGTTGACGCTGGATGATCTTGCGCCCAATCGCATGATCTGCGGCATTGGCGCCTGGTGGGATCCGCTGGCGAAAAATGTCGGCATCGAGCGCAAGAAGCCTCTGCTGGCCATGCGCGAGACCATCGAGGTTATGCGCCGCTTGTTGCGGATGGAGAACGTCACCTTTCATGGCGAGTTTCACCACGTGACCGGCATTGAGTTGGACGTGGTGCATGGCCGCCGCGAGCCGCGCAACGTGCCGATCTACATCGGGGCAACCGGCGACCAGATGATGGAACTAACCGGCGAGATCGCCGACGGCGCGGTGCTCAACTACTGTGTGCCGCCCGAATATAACGACAAAGCCCTCGAACTGCTTGATAAGGGCGCGAAGAAATCCGGGCGGCGGCTCGAAGACATTGACCGCCCGCAGTTGGTCGTGTGTTCGGTGGATCACGACCGCAAGAAAGCGATTGAGGCGGCCAAAGTCTTGCTCACCCAGTACCTTGCCCAACAGCCGCACATCGCCAAAGCCTCCGGCGTCAGCGAAGACATCGTCAAGAAAGTGCAATCCATCCTCGGCTGGCCGGCCACCAAAGAGCAGGTTCACGAAGCCATGCAGTTCGTGCCCGACGACTTCGTGCTGAAGATTTCGGCCACCGGCACACCCGACGAAGCGCGAGCCAAAGTGCAGGAATACATTAAGCGCGGTTGCACCTGCCCGATCCTCTATCCAATGAGCGATCCCTATTTGATGATTGACACCTTCACCCAAGCATGATGCAAACTTTGGCGGCGGCCCCGCTGGTGCTCATTCGCGGCGGCGGCGACCTCGCTACCGGCATCGCCCACCGCCTGCGCCGCGCCGGGCTGGCCGTGCTCGTCACCGAACTGCCTCAGCCGCTCACCGTGCGCCGGGCGGTCGCGTTTGCCGAGGCGGTTTACGAAGGCGAGATCGAGGTTGAAGGGATCACGGCCAGGCGCGCACCTGATCTTCAAGCGGCGCTGATCTGCATCAACGTCGGGGAAGTCGCCGTGCTGGTGGATGACGTTGGCCTGTCCCTCCCCCGCCTTCAGCCGCCCATCGTCGTGGATGCTCGCATGGCGAAACAACCGCTCGACACGCGCCTGACCGACGCGCCGCTCGTCATTGGCATCGGGCCGGGCTTTGTCGCCGGAGAAAATTGCCACGCGGTGGTGGAGACTAATCGTGGCCACAACCTGGGCCGCGTCTACTGGCAGGGTTGCGCCGAAACCGACACCGGCCAGCCCGAAGCCGTGCAAGGCTTTACCGGTCAGCGTGTGCTACGCGCTCCGAGTGATGGCCTGTTCATCGGTCACGCTCGCATCGGCGACAAAATCAAAGCCGGTGAGGCGCTGGCAAGCGTCGCCGGCCAACCGATCATCACCACCTTCGACGGCGTCTTGCGCGGGATTTTACACGACGGCATCCCCGTCACCGCCGGGATGAAAGTGGGCGACCTTGACCCGCGTGGCCGCCCTGACTACTGTTTCACCATCTCCGACAAAGCCCGGGCCGTGGGCGGCGGAGTCTTGGAAGCAATCCTGGCCGGGGTGGACAAAAGGCGGCCTCAACCTGGAAATTCAACAACAAACTCTCAAGGAGTATCAGCATGACAACCAAAGTTACGCCCGAAACCGTCAAACAAATTCAATCCCGCGTCGCCGAGCAACGCGAGACCCTCATCAAATTCATGCGCGAGATTTGCGCCATCCCCTCGATGGACTCGCAGATCGGGCCGGTGGGCGAGCGCATTCAGGCCGAAATGAAGAAGCTTGGCTACGACGAGGTGCGCTTCGACAAGATGGGCAACACGGTCGGGCGCATTGGCAATGGGCCGAAGAAGATTGTGTTCGACTCGCACATTGACACCGTCGGCATCGGCGACCGCTCGGCCTGGCAATGGGATCCGTTTGAGGGCAAAGTGGAAGATGGGGTTTTGTACGCGCGCGGCGCTTGCGACGAGAAGGGTAGCACGCCGGGCATGGTTTATGGTTTGGCTATTGCCCGCGATCTCGGTTTGCTAGACGGCTGGACGGCGTACTATTTTGGCAACATGGAAGAGTGGTGCGATGGCATTGCTCCCAACACCTTCGCCGAAGTGGATCCTAAAGTGCGCCCCGACTTTGTGGTGATTGGCGAGCCGACGCGGATGCAGGTCTATCGCGGCCACAAAGGACGGGTGGAGATCAAGGTCGTGTCCAAAGGCAAGAGCGCCCACGCGGCCAGCAACCATTTGGGGGACAACGCTATCTACAAACTGCTCCCACTGCTCGCCGGCATCCGTGACCTGGAGCCGCAATTAGGCGACCACGAATTTCTCGGCCACGGCAAAATCACTGTGAGCGACATGCAGGTGAAGACCCCCAGCATCAACGCTGTGCCCGACGAAGCCACCGTTTTCATTGACCGCCGCCTGACGTTTGGCGAGGACAAGAATGCCGCCATTGAGCAAGTGCGTTCGCTCATCCCGCCCGAACATCGCAGTTCAATCACCGTTGAGGAGATGTTCTACCAAAACCCGTCGTACACCGGCTTCGTCTTCCCGGTGGACAAATACTTTCCGGCCTGGGCTTACGAGGACTCGCACCCGCTGGTGCAAGCCGGGCAGGCGGCGCGCAAACTCATCGGGTTGGCCGAGGCGCTGAGCGGCAAGTGGAGTTTTAGCACCAATGGCATTTACTGGGCAGGCAAGGCCAGGATCGCATCCATTGGTTTCGGGCCGGGCGACGAAGTGACGGCCCACACCGTGAACGACTCGGTGTCGCTGGACGACATGGTGAAGGCGACCGAGTTCTACGCGGTTCTGCCGGGGTTGCTGTAAAGGTGTCCTATGCCCATTCGCGAGTATCAACGCCCCAAAGATTTGCCCGCCGCCCAGGCCGCCCTGCGCCAGCCAGGGGCAACACCGCTGATGTTTGGGCCGCGTCTGCCCGACGATCCGTTTGCGGGCCTGGATACGGTGGTAGACGTGAGCCGGTTGGAACTCAACTATATTCGCGCGAGCGATGCGGCGATTCGAATCGGAGCCGCCACGCCACTGCAAGCGATTGTCGAGTCGCCGGAAGTGCAAGGTGAAGCGCATGGCCTGCTGGCCGAAGCCGCCCGGTTGGTTGCGCCCCTCACGCTTCGCAACCTGGCGACGATTGGCGGGGCTTCGCAGGCAAAAGACGGCCCGCCCGAAGTGAAGCTGGCCTTGCTGGTGTTGGATGCAACCCGCGCGCCCGGTGATCCTCTAGCCGAAATTGTTCTGCCGCGCTCGCCGCAACCAAGCCCGGGCGCGGCCCTGGCGCGAGTGGCCCGCTCGCCGCGTGACGAGGCCATTGTGGCCGCCGCCGCGAAGTTGTCCGTTGAGAGCGGCCTGTGTCGAAACGTGAGGCTGGCTGTCGCCGGAGATTCTGCCCAACCCCTGCGTGTGACAAGCGCCGAAATTTTGTTGGAAGGCCAGCCGTGGAGTGAAGATAAACTGCGCGCCGTCGTGGAGCGCGTGTTAGCCGAAGCGCAACCTGTCGGCGATTATCGCGGTAGCGCCGAGTATCGAAAAGAAATGGCCGGTGTGCTGGCTCGCCGCGTACTGGCTGAAGCCCGGGAACGCGCCAATAACTAATAACCAATAACCAATTACTGCTGTCAGCGACAGACACTCATGAACATTCAATTCACCCTCAACGGGCAATCCAAAACATTCTCCTGCGCGCCGGGCGAGACGCTCATGTCGCTCTTGCGGCGCTCCGGCATGTGGAGCGTCAAGCACGGCTGTGAGACCGGCGAGTGCGGCGCGTGTTCGGTGTTGATTGACGGCAAGTTGACGCCGACTTGTGTGATGCTGGCCGCGCAAGCCGACGGTCACTCCATCGTTGCCAACGAGTCGCTCAACATCGGCCCAAGCCTGCATCCGATCCATCAGGCGTTTGCCGAGACGGGCGCGATCCAGTGCGGCTACTGCACCCCGGCGATGGCTCTGGCCGCGAAGCAATTGCTGGAGAAGGAGCCGAGGCCCACCGAAGCGCAAGTGCGCGACGCCTTGAGCGGCGTGCTCTGCCGTTGCACTGGCTACGTGAAACCGGTGGAAGCGATTCTGCGGGTGGCGGCGGTTCTGCGCGGCGAGGCGGTTCCACCCATTGATGGCGGCCACGCCATTCCCATCGAGTCGCTCTTCGGCGCGTCCATGCGCCCATTTGAAGAGCCGCCTTCCCCGGCAACCGGCGGCGGCGTTCAGACTCAATCGCGCCTCATCACCTTCCCCACCGTTGACACCAAGCCCACCACCGAAGTCGTCGGTCGCCCCGAAACCAAAGTGGACGCGGTCAAACTGGCGAAGGGCAAACCCGTTTTTGCCGACGACGTTGATCTGCCGGGAATGTTGCACGCGGCCATGCTCACCAGCCCGCACGCTCACGCCCGCATCAAACACATTGACGCCAGCAAAGCCAGAGTCTTGCCCGGCGTTCATGCCGTGCTCACTTATCAGGATGTGCCGCGCGTGATCTACGCCTCGGGTGGACAGACCTGGCCCAACCCCAAGCCCTGGGATCAGGTGTCGCTCGACTCGAAAGTGCGGCACGTGGGCGACCGAGTGGCCGTCGTGGCGGCGGAGTCGCCGGAGATTGCCAAAGAAGCGGTGAAGCTAATCGAAGTTGAGTACGAAGTTCTGCCTTCAGCCTTCACGCCCGACGAGGCGATGAAACCCGGCGCGCCGATCATCCACGACGAGCCGGACGCGGTGGGCATCAACGACGCCGGCCGCAACATCGCCGCCACGATTCACACGACGATTGGCGACATTGACAAAGGCTTGGCCGAGTCCGATCACGTCTTCGAGCGAACGTATCACGTCCACCAAGTTCAGCAGGCGCACATTGAGCCGCACATCGTAGTCACTTACTGGGACGAAGACGAGCGGCTGGTGATTCGCACCAGCACTCAGGTTCCGTTTCATGTGCGGCGCATGGTAGCCCCTCTGCTCGGCCTGCCCGTCAAGCGCATTCGCGTCATCAAGCCCCGCATCGGCGGCGGCTTCGGCGGCAAGCAGGAAATGCTCATCGAAGACCTGTGCGCCCACCTGACCATTGCCACTAGCCGCCCGGTGCGTTTTGAATATACCCGCGAACAGGAGTTCACCAGCGCCCGCTCGCGCCACCCGCAAACCATCACTTACCGCGCTGGGGTGAAGAAGGACGGCACGCTCAATGCGCTTCACATGCATATTGTGGAGAACACGGGCGCGTACGGCACGCACGGCCTCACCGTGTGCAGTGTGGCCGGCATGAGAGGCCTCGCCACTTACAAGAGTCCGCACATGTTGCTCGAGGCCGAGATCGTCTACACGAACATCCCCACACCCGGCGCGTTTCGCGGCTACGGCGCGCCGCAAGGCCTCTTCGCCCTCGAATGTTTGATGGAAGAGATTGCGCTGGAGATGGGCCTCGACCCGGTTGAGTTCCGCTTGAAGAACGCGGTGAAGGTGGGCGACCCGGTGGCAATCACCGGCGCGGTGGGCGAAGGCGATCACGAGGCCGCGGCTCAGATCGTGCAGACCTGCGCCCTGCCCGAATGTGTGGAGCAAGGGGCCGCCGCCATTGCCTGGGATCGTAAACTCGATCCTGCATCTGCCTGGCGTGTCGATCCGAAACGGCCTCACATCCGGCGCGGGCTGGGCATGGCCGTCGCTATGCACGGCACAGCCATCGCCGGACTCGACATGGGCGCGGCCAGCATCAAGATGAACGACGATGGCAGTTTCAACGTCCTGGTCGGGGCCACCGACCTGGGCACCGGCTCGGACACGGTGCTGGCCCAGATCGCCGCCGAGACTCTCGGCGTGCCGTTGAACGACGTCGTCATCTACTCATCCGACACCGACTTCACCCCGTTTGACACCGGCGCTTACGCTTCCAGCACCACCTACATTTCCGGCGGCGCAGTGAAGAAAGCCGCCGAGAAAGTGCGCGCCCAAATTTTCGAGCGCGCCGCCAAAATGCTCAAGACTTCGCTCGAAGGCATGTCGCTCAAAGGCCGCTCGGTCTTTGCGCCCAACGGCGAAAGCGTGACGTTGGAAGCTGTGGCCCTCAACAGCCTGCACACCGAAGACCAGCAACAGATCATGGCCACCGCTTCGCACATGTCGCCGCACTCGCCGCCGCCCTTCGCTGCCCAATACGCCGAAGTGGAAGTGGACACCCAGACCGGTCAGGTGACGGTGACTAAACTGGTGATGGCCGTTGACTGCGGCACAGCCATCAATCCGCAAACGTCCATCGGCCAGATCGAAGGCGGGCAGGTGCAGGCTCTCGGTTACGCCGTCTCTGAAGAAATGGCCTACGACGAAAACGGGCGCTCGCTCGCCACGCGCTTCGGCGACTACCACATCTTTGCCGCCGACGAAGTGCCCGAAGTGCAAGCCATCCTTGTGCCAACTTACGAGCCGAGCGGCCCGTTCGGCGCGAAAGCCGTGGCCGAGATTCCGATGGACGGCGTCGCGCCCGCCGTCGCCAATGCCGTGTTCGACGCCGTCGGCGTCCGCATCCGCGATCTGCCGCTCACGCCGGAAAAGGTGTGGAAGGCGATGAAGGCACAGTAATCGTCGTGAGAGCGGCCTGTAGCCGCGATACTCAATGTCGCGTGTACAGCGCGCTCCCACCCAACAGAGGATCAAATGACAACATCAAAACACGTTCATAACTTCAACGCCGGCCCGGCGGTTCTGCCGCGCCCGGTGCTCGAAAAGGCTCAGGCCGAACTGCTCGACTATAACGGTTGCGGCCTTTCGGTGATGGAGATGAGTCACCGCTCGGCGGAATTTGAAGGGCTGATCAAGCAGGCCGAAGCTGATCTGCGGACTCTCCTCGGCCTGCCCTCAAATTACAAGGTGATGTTTTTACAGGGCGGGGCGACTCTGCAATTCGCCATGTTGCCCATGAACCTCCGCCCCGCCGGAGCCTCCGCCGATTACGTGGTCAGCGGAGTGTGGGGCAAGACGGCCCACAAAGAAGCCGACAAGCTCGGCCCGACTCGCCTGGCCGCCTCGACCGAGAAGACAGGCTTTGATCGTTTGCCCGCCCTCTCTGATCTCGACCTTGATCCCAAAGCCGCTTACTTGCACATCACCGCCAACGAAACGATTCACGGCAACGAGTGGCCGGACGGCGTGCAACCGGCTCCGTCCGACGGCGTGCCGCTGGTGTGCGATATGTCGTCCGACTTTTTGAGCAGGCCAGTGGACGTATCCAAATACGCGCTGATTTACGCGGGCGCGCAAAAGAACGCCGGCCCGGCGGGAACAACCGTCGTCATCATTCGCGACGACCTGCTGGCCCGCGTGCCGCCGAAGATGCCGGTCATGCTCGACTACAAAGTGCTGGCCGAGTCTGGCTCACTGCACAACACACCGCCCTCGTTCGCCATTTACATCGTCGGCCTGGTGTTCCGTTGGCTGTTGGATCTCGGCGGCCTGACCGAGATCGCCAAACGTAACGAAGCGAAGGCCAACCTAGTCTATCAGGTCATTGATCGCAGTGGCGGTTTCTATCGGGGCCACGCCCAGCCGGAGAGCCGATCCAAGATGAATATCCCTTTTCGCCTGCCCTCCGAAGAGTTGGAAAAGCAATTCGTGAAGGAGTCGGAGAAGCAGGGCCTGATCGGACTCAAGGGCCACCGCTCGGTGGGCGGCTTGCGCGCTTCGCTCTACAACGCCCTGCCGCACGAGTCAGCGGAAGTGCTGGCCCAGTTCATGATTGAGTTCCAGCGCGCGAATGGATAAAGCTGTGAGCAATTTTTTAGGCTACCGCTGTTCGTTGTGCGGCGCGGAGTACGCGCCCGATGCCGTTCAATACGTTTGCCCTAAACACGGCGACACAGGCAACCTCGACGTTGTCTTAGATTATGCCGCAATCAACCGCGCGGCCTCGCCCGACTCGATCTCAGCCTCGCCCGACTTTTCCATTTGGCGCTATCTGCCTCTTTTGCCAGTATCATTTCCGTTCCCTTCGTTAACTCCGTTGTCCGCTGTTGGCTGGACGCCACTTTATCGCGCCGACCGCCTCGCCGCCGATCTCAATTTGCGAAACGTGTTTGTGAAGGACGATGGCCGCAACCCGACCGCCTCGTTCAAAGATCGCGCCTCGGCGGTGGTGGTCGCGCGAGGGCGCGAGATCAAGGCTGAGGTGATCGCGGCGGCTTCCACCGGCAACGCGGGCGCGGCTCTGGCCGGGATGGCCGCCGCTGTCGCCCAACCCGTCGTCATCCTGGCCCCCGAAACCGCGCCGCCGGCAAAAGTCGCACAGTTGTTGATGTTTGGAGCGCGGGTGGTTTTGGTGAAGGGCAACTACGACCAGGCGTTTGACCTGACGCTGGAGGCCTCGCGCGAGTTCGGCTGGTATTGCCGCAACACCGGCTACAACCCGTTCACGGCTGAGGGCAAGAAGACGGCGGCGTTTGAGATGTGCGAGCAGTTCACGCAAATCTCCAATAACCAATTACCAATAACCAAATGGCTTGCCCCCGATCGCGTCTTCGTCTCAGTCGGCGATGGCAATATCATCTCCGGCATTCACAAGGGCTTCAAGGATTTGCTGGCCCTCGGCTGGATTGATAAGATGCCAAAGTTGATGGGTGTGCAGGCCGAAGGCTCGGCGGCGTGCGCCAACGCCTGGGCGGCGGACACCGAAACCATCACGCCTGTGTCAGCCAACACCCTCGCCGACAGCATTTCGGTGGACTTGCCGCGCGACGGCGTGCGGGCGGTGCGGGCCGTGCGCGACACCAGCGGCGAATATGTCGTCGTCAGCGACGAGGAAATTTTGGCGGCGATGCGCGACCTGGCGCGCGGGGCGGCGGTCTTCGCCGAGCCGGCCGGGGCCACGGCTTATGCCGGCCTGGTCAAAGCGGCGCGGAGTGGCCTGGTGAAAGCGGACGAAACGATTCTAGTGATGAACACCGGCAACGGTTTGAAGGACGTGAAGTCGGCGATGCGGGCGGCGGGCGAGGCGGTGCGCATTGAGCCGGAGTTGTCGGCGTTGAAGGCGCATTTTCAGAATAGACCTTATCGGAAATAAGCTCATAGCCCGCGTCCTCGCGGGCGGCCAACCGCGAGGACGCGGTTGGATAAGGTTTAATCGCTAAATCGAAATCAACCGAGCAGCACCAACCCAAAAAAGGCCCGGCTTCATGCACGAAGCCGGGCCTCTTCTTTTTGTGATTACGGCTTGGGCGTGTTTGACGGTGACGAGCCGCCGTTGCCGTTGCCGCCCCCTCCGCCTCCATTTCCACCACCTCCTCCGCCTCCATCTTCAGGTTTCGGCGTGCGTGTCGGTTCGGGCGTGTTGGACGAATTGGGCGTTTTCGTCGGCTCTTCAGTGCGAGTCGGCTCAGGCGTATTGGACGGCTGAGGCGTTTTGGTCGGCTCGAAGGTGTTGGTGGGTTGCGGCGTGTTCGAGGGCGACGAGCCGGAGTCTTGGCCAGGCTCTGGCGTGCGAGTCGGTTCAACCGTGTTGGACGGCGACGGCCCGCTGGACTCAGATGTGTTGGTGGGAACGGCAGGCGGCTCGGTGGGTTGGGCCGTGTTGGATGGCGACGGCCCGGCGTTGTCGCCGCTCCCGTTGTTGCTCTGAGACGAGCCGTTGCCTGACGACGAAGATTGAATAGAGTTGGAAGTGGTGGCCTGAGCTTCAACGGTGGCGGCGTTTTCGGTGGATACCGTTTGCAGTTGCAGTTCGATCTGCGCGCGCGTGTCGGGATCGGTTGTCAGAGAGAGTTGAAGTTCGAGCGCAGGCTGGCGGAGCGAGTAGAGAACATCGCCGGGCTTGCTGGCAACCGCCGCATTCGTGATCGTCGAGAGCAGAATGAACAGGCTGATGAGCGTGACAGCCAGCGCCGGCAGGGCCAGGACGGGAAGCGCAATTTTGCGCGCTAAACGGTTGAACATTGAAAACGATTCCTTTTTGATTCAGGGTTGAAGTTGTTGTAGTTGCTGGCCGGCTTGCGTTGCCCAGGTCGAGTCGGGCGCAAGGCTGAGCACCAGCCTGAATTCCTGCCGCGCCTTCTCGGCCTCGGCCTGGTAAGCGTAAACCACGCCCAGGTTGTAGTGCGCGGGCGCGTGGTCGGGGGCCAGGGCCACCGCCTTCTCAAGCGCCAATTCCGCCTTAGCCAGCTCTCCTGCGTTCGCATAAGCCACGCCCAAATTAAGTTGCGCCGTCGAAGAGGCGGGCGCAAGCATCACCGCCTGCTCGTAAGGCGTCAACGCCTCAACAAACTTGCCCTGATCCTGATACAAGTTGCCAAGCCCGATGTAAGCCTGAGCCAGGTTCGGGTCGGCCTCCAGCGCCGTTTGATATGCGGCCTCGGCTTTGGCCCATTCATTCAGCGCATGGTAGAGGGCGGCCAGGTTGTAATGCGCCTCGGCCAGCGCCGGATCAAAAGCGATGGCGGTTTGATATTCGGCAATCGCTTCATCCTGTCGCCCAAGTTGGGTCAGGGTGAGGCCCAGGCTGTTGTGCCAGTTGGCCTGGTTGGGGGCCTGCGCCAGCGCCGCGCGAAAACGCGCTTCGGCCAGAAGATAATCCCCCGCGTCGTAAGCGACCAATCCGTCCAGGTAGATTTGAGCCGGATCGGGCGTCTCGGTTGGAAGTTGTGTTGGAGACGGGGTGACGACTAATGGCGTGCCAGCCACAATGCGCGACGGGTCAACCGTCGCCAGGGTGTAGAACGTCATCGCGCTCACCCCCAGCGGCAGGGCCAGCATCGCCAGGAATCCCAGCGCCAGCCAGCGATTGACGATCATCGGGCCACACCTTCCAACACCGGCATGGCCACATCGGCGCCGCGTTGCAACTGCACCAGCCGGGCGTAATGCCCGCCGAGCCGGATGAGGTCGGCGTGGCGGCCCTTCTCCACGATACGGCCCTGCTCAAGCACCACGATGAGGTCGGCGTCGCGAATGGTAGACAGGCGATGGGCGATGATGAAGGTCGTGCGGCCCTGCATCAGGCGCTCCAGCGCGCTCATCACCAGTTCTTCCGATTCAGCGTCGAGGGCCGCCGTCGGCTCGTCGAGGATCAAAATGGGGGCGTTGCGCAACAAGGCGCGAGCGATGGCGATCCGTTGCCGCTGGCCGCCAGACAGCGTTGCGCCGCGCTCGCCGATGAGGGTCTCGTAACCTTTGGGCAGGCGGCGGATGAATTCGTCGGCGTTGGCGGCGCGGGCGGCGGCCAGAATATCGGCCTCGCTGGCGCCGGGGCGGCCATAGCCAATGTTGTCGCGGAGGGTGGTGGCGAACAGGACCGACTCCTGCGGCACGAGGGCAAACTGTCGTTGCAGGTCTTCTAATTTGATGTCACGCACGTTGACGCCGTCAATCAGAATCTGGCCCGCGCTCACGTCATAGAAGCGGATGAGGAGATTGGTGATGGTGGACTTGCCCGCGCCGGTCGCGCCGATCAGCGCCACCACCTGTCCGGCATCCACCCGCAAATCAAAATCTTGAAGGGTGGGCCGGTCTGGCGCGCTGGCGTAGGCAAACGTCACGTGGTCAAACGTCACCTGGCCTCTGGCCCGGCGCAGAGAGCGGGCGTTTGGCGACTGACGGATGCCAACATCGGCGTCCAACAACTCCGAGAG
This Chloroflexota bacterium DNA region includes the following protein-coding sequences:
- the serC gene encoding 3-phosphoserine/phosphohydroxythreonine transaminase, giving the protein MTTSKHVHNFNAGPAVLPRPVLEKAQAELLDYNGCGLSVMEMSHRSAEFEGLIKQAEADLRTLLGLPSNYKVMFLQGGATLQFAMLPMNLRPAGASADYVVSGVWGKTAHKEADKLGPTRLAASTEKTGFDRLPALSDLDLDPKAAYLHITANETIHGNEWPDGVQPAPSDGVPLVCDMSSDFLSRPVDVSKYALIYAGAQKNAGPAGTTVVIIRDDLLARVPPKMPVMLDYKVLAESGSLHNTPPSFAIYIVGLVFRWLLDLGGLTEIAKRNEAKANLVYQVIDRSGGFYRGHAQPESRSKMNIPFRLPSEELEKQFVKESEKQGLIGLKGHRSVGGLRASLYNALPHESAEVLAQFMIEFQRANG
- the thrC gene encoding threonine synthase, coding for MDKAVSNFLGYRCSLCGAEYAPDAVQYVCPKHGDTGNLDVVLDYAAINRAASPDSISASPDFSIWRYLPLLPVSFPFPSLTPLSAVGWTPLYRADRLAADLNLRNVFVKDDGRNPTASFKDRASAVVVARGREIKAEVIAAASTGNAGAALAGMAAAVAQPVVILAPETAPPAKVAQLLMFGARVVLVKGNYDQAFDLTLEASREFGWYCRNTGYNPFTAEGKKTAAFEMCEQFTQISNNQLPITKWLAPDRVFVSVGDGNIISGIHKGFKDLLALGWIDKMPKLMGVQAEGSAACANAWAADTETITPVSANTLADSISVDLPRDGVRAVRAVRDTSGEYVVVSDEEILAAMRDLARGAAVFAEPAGATAYAGLVKAARSGLVKADETILVMNTGNGLKDVKSAMRAAGEAVRIEPELSALKAHFQNRPYRK
- a CDS encoding molybdopterin-dependent oxidoreductase, with the protein product MNIQFTLNGQSKTFSCAPGETLMSLLRRSGMWSVKHGCETGECGACSVLIDGKLTPTCVMLAAQADGHSIVANESLNIGPSLHPIHQAFAETGAIQCGYCTPAMALAAKQLLEKEPRPTEAQVRDALSGVLCRCTGYVKPVEAILRVAAVLRGEAVPPIDGGHAIPIESLFGASMRPFEEPPSPATGGGVQTQSRLITFPTVDTKPTTEVVGRPETKVDAVKLAKGKPVFADDVDLPGMLHAAMLTSPHAHARIKHIDASKARVLPGVHAVLTYQDVPRVIYASGGQTWPNPKPWDQVSLDSKVRHVGDRVAVVAAESPEIAKEAVKLIEVEYEVLPSAFTPDEAMKPGAPIIHDEPDAVGINDAGRNIAATIHTTIGDIDKGLAESDHVFERTYHVHQVQQAHIEPHIVVTYWDEDERLVIRTSTQVPFHVRRMVAPLLGLPVKRIRVIKPRIGGGFGGKQEMLIEDLCAHLTIATSRPVRFEYTREQEFTSARSRHPQTITYRAGVKKDGTLNALHMHIVENTGAYGTHGLTVCSVAGMRGLATYKSPHMLLEAEIVYTNIPTPGAFRGYGAPQGLFALECLMEEIALEMGLDPVEFRLKNAVKVGDPVAITGAVGEGDHEAAAQIVQTCALPECVEQGAAAIAWDRKLDPASAWRVDPKRPHIRRGLGMAVAMHGTAIAGLDMGAASIKMNDDGSFNVLVGATDLGTGSDTVLAQIAAETLGVPLNDVVIYSSDTDFTPFDTGAYASSTTYISGGAVKKAAEKVRAQIFERAAKMLKTSLEGMSLKGRSVFAPNGESVTLEAVALNSLHTEDQQQIMATASHMSPHSPPPFAAQYAEVEVDTQTGQVTVTKLVMAVDCGTAINPQTSIGQIEGGQVQALGYAVSEEMAYDENGRSLATRFGDYHIFAADEVPEVQAILVPTYEPSGPFGAKAVAEIPMDGVAPAVANAVFDAVGVRIRDLPLTPEKVWKAMKAQ
- a CDS encoding tetratricopeptide repeat protein, with amino-acid sequence MIVNRWLALGFLAMLALPLGVSAMTFYTLATVDPSRIVAGTPLVVTPSPTQLPTETPDPAQIYLDGLVAYDAGDYLLAEARFRAALAQAPNQANWHNSLGLTLTQLGRQDEAIAEYQTAIAFDPALAEAHYNLAALYHALNEWAKAEAAYQTALEADPNLAQAYIGLGNLYQDQGKFVEALTPYEQAVMLAPASSTAQLNLGVAYANAGELAKAELALEKAVALAPDHAPAHYNLGVVYAYQAEAEKARQEFRLVLSLAPDSTWATQAGQQLQQLQP